In the Lepus europaeus isolate LE1 chromosome 10, mLepTim1.pri, whole genome shotgun sequence genome, GCCTCCCTGCCGCttatcccagctctgctcttagCACCTTCACACCCATTTCCTGCGTCTGGGCCGTGGCGTGCTGTGTTGAGCTGGCTGACAGGGCCAGCCTGCGCTCCAAGGCCTCCTTCAGAGCGTTTGTCCACACCCCTGAGTGCATAGTGACAGGCCTCccgggttccagccctggctctgccactgagCTGGGTGACCCCGAGCAAGGCACAGCCCTTCTGAGTCTGTTTCCTCGTCTGAGCAGTGGGCTCACATGGCTCGTGTGCCCGGCGTGGGGCCTAGCATGATGGCAGCCCCCAAGCCTCAgtttgctccctctctctgcagaaGGAGAAGATCCGGGAGAAGTTTGTGGAAGCCCTGAAGACGGAGTTTGCTGGCAAGGGGCTGAGGTTCTCCCGAGGTACGTCCACCCTGCAGAGGGCCTGATGGCCATGGgagcccacccctgccctgcccagccctgatcatgCCCTACACCCACCAGTTGCTCAGGCCCAAATCCTGTCTCCCTTGAGTTCTACCCCCTTTCCAAGTCCCTTGTACCAGAAAGTCCCAGGGCCCTGTGTCCAGAGCATCTGGGATCTGACCCGGCTCACCTCGGCTGCTGGCCTTGCGTCCCAGGTGCACCTGACCCGATGCAGCCAGCAACCCGGCTGCCACCTCACCCCGTTCCCCAGCAGCCAGAGGGGAGACGTGCTGTGTCGTCCCAGGTTAGAGCTGGGATGGTATCTTGCTTCTGCTGTGAGCTCCAGGCCAGGAGCGCCGTCCAGGCCTCTCTCAGTGTTGCTCTATCTGGGGCAGGCTTCACTTCCCTTCTCTGGGGCCTGTACTTTTCCCTGCCACCCTTGCTCTGGGTCAGGTCCAGCTCAGTGTCACCCCTCAGCGGTTGGTCTCCCCTGAGCACACTGGCTAAGTGAGCCCCcgactcccacccccaccccattgcTAGGTAACCACCAGTTCTCCCAGCTGAGTTGTAACTTCCCCAAGGATCCTGAGTGCCCCAAGTCTGGCCCTAGTAGGCGCTCGAGAGCCACTGCATGAATGCCCCAGCTTACCTGCCAGGCCCACTCTGCTGGccttctctgaccctcccaggagGCATGATCAGCTTCGACGTGTTCCCGGAGGGCTGGGACAAGCGCTACTGCCTGGACAGCCTGGACCAGGACAGCTTTGACACCATCCACTTCTTTGGGAATGAGACCAGCCCTGTGAGTGGTCAAGGCCAGGACAATGAACCTCCTGGGGGCTCCTGGAGAACAGCCAGTGTTCAGGAGCCCTGTGACCCGGTCTGGAAGGCCAAGGCCCGGAGAGGGctggacacctgtgtcccacagcagatcaggggaggcctggggagggccAAGAAgaggagcttcctggtggtcctgaGGAGGCAGTGTGGGAGGGGTCCCCATGCCAGGGTGGCTGTCCCCAACCCTGGGAGCCTCCTGCGGGCATAGCTAATTCTATGCCTTCTGCACAGGGCGGGAATGACTTTGAGATCTACGCCGACCCCCGGACCGTCGGCCACAGCGTGGTCTCCCCTCAGGACACGGTGCAGCGGTGCCGAGAGATTTTCTTCCCAGAGACGGCCCATGAAGCATGAGCCGGCCCCAACAGGCGACCTCcagagagctccatccaggcctgaAGTAGAGcccccggggctgcaggggctgccagGGCGCCTCGCCCTCTGGCCCAGGACACCCACCTCACGTGTACCTGCTGCTAGGCCCACCAGACAGGGCCAGGGTCCCCAGCCAGGCAGCCCCTGCCGggactggctcctggcctccacctcgatggccctggccacagctgctgcTTGTACAGGTTTCCTTCTGCGCTGGGAGATGGCGCGGGTGAGTGTCAGCGTGAGAGGGAGCCTGCCCCGCCTGCCCACCCCGGACAGATGGGGGACAGGACAGTCGGGAAGGTGCGTACTTCAGAGAACTTTATGCCATGGATATTAAAGTTCCCACAACAAGGCATGGTGTCAGATGTGTCGCACACTCTAGTGCCACCATCCTGGAGGTGAGGAAGTGCAGGCACGGGGCAGGGACTTGCACCTGTCACGCAGGTCACACAGGAAGTCTTTGGTGCAATGGCGGGGAGGCTGAGCCCCCATCTGCTGAGtgctccccagccccttccccagggccccACACAGAAGGCGCCGGGCCAGGGTGGGTCACAGTTGAGAGTTTATTGCCAGTATTGGGAAGGATGGGGAGTCCAGGAGGCGGGGGGCTGGAGGGTTTCTGACCGGGCACTGCAGGGCGTGTGAGTGTGGAGagggctgctgcccctcccccactccctagGAGGCTCCAGGGCTGACGCCACCATATCCGGCAGCTGGCTGGGGGCCCCTGGTGGGTTCCCCCACTCCAGCCAGCTCGGCCAAGGGTCAGGGTCCTTGTTGTTCAGGCACAGGCTTTGCTGGAGAAGCCTCACGTACAGCGAGGGACCAGGCTGGGCTCTTCCTATCTGGGGGCTCCCTGCTCTGTGTGGGCCCTGGGAGCAGGGGGTTGGGGTGTGGTACTCTACCTTAGGGTCCTGGGGCACCTCCCAGGCCAGGTATCCCCCTGGACAGCCACTGAACCCCTCATCCTGGGCCCTGGAGCTCCCAGTTCTGCCCGAATGAGGTCTCACAGGGTCACGGTCCCTGGCAGGCCCTCTGAACCGTGACTCCCATTTCTCCCCGCTCAGGTGATGTGCTTTCCAGAAAGGGGGTGTGGTGGGCAGGGCCCCGCCTTCCTGGCCCCCactacacacacaagcacacacatccTGGCCTCAAAGGGACTTCACAGCCAGAGTTGGAGAAGCTGAAGCCCACGCCCCAGCCTGACAGTCTGGCAGAGCCACTGTCCCGGGACCTGGGGCGAGGGGAACCGGGCGGAGGTGTCCCCGGCTGAGGGCCTTCCCTGGGTACCTGGGCCCGGCCCTGCCTGAGGGACATGTGTCTGTCCGTCGCTGCACCCTCAAGGCGACGGAGCCAGGCCCCGGGCTTTAGGCGTCAGGgtagaggagggggctccctccCAGCGGGGCCCCCACCTCGGGGTGGATGGAGGAGGATGAGCTGGCTCGGCATGGCCCAGGGAAGGGGCAGCCTGTGCTGGACTCACGGGGCTGTTGTCCCACTGAGAAGGAGGGACTGCCGCTGAGACAGGGCCCCCGCCCCACTCCTGCCTCTCCAGCTCAAAGTGAGGCCAAGAGTGGAGGAGGGGTCTGTCCACCTCGGGCATGGTCTCTTCCTCTGCCAGGGGGTGGAGGCGCCCCCAAAGCACCCACTGGCCTGGCTTTGGAGGGGAAGGGTCCGCAGGGAGGTCCCAGCCAGGACGGAaggtgggagaagcagaggcagagcctgaccagggccagggccagtgccAGGGGGGCGTCGGGCTCAGGGGCAGAGACATAGGGAGCAGGTTCCTACAGAGAAGATTCTGCTGGGTCCCCTTGAGCCTAGGAGGGCTCGCAGAGGCTCAGCCACCACAGGgacaggagggtgggagggtCCTGTGCAcgcagcagggaggaggagggagagaccaTGGGCAGGCAGAGAAGGCAGGTCCGATGGCCCCCtccacccagctcctggccagcTCACAACAGTCACAGGTCACGGGGTGGTGGAGGCACACACTCACGGCCACAAGCACAGACAGACAACAGACAGATATGCACATGGGGGCCGCCCAGGGGGCTGGTGAGCCAGCACAGCGGGGCACGGCGCCAGCTGCTGCCCGTCCACCCTGTGTGGTGGCTGCCCGCCCACCTAGGAGCCCACGACCTGGCCAGACCACGTCTCGTGGGGCGTGTGGGGGGCCAGCTGGGTGAGCACCACCTCGACGGCCTGGAACTTCTGGTTCTTGGGCGGGATGGGACACATCTTGTAGGTCACCTCGTCGCCCTCCACAGGTACGTACTCCCCCTCGATGCTGGAGGGCGAGAGCGCAGTGTGAAGGGCAGCTCCCCAGGCGCCTCCATGGCCTGGCTGGGTCAGGGAGCCTGGCCACCCTCAGTGTCAGGGCCTCGCTCTctgctctgtaaaatggggattgtagactgcccctccctctcagcagaagtgggtggggccaggcctagacccacctctccaggtggctcttGAGATCTGTGTACCCCGCccctcctgggcccagccctctccctctAGGCCCTAGAGGTGCAGAAAgatgccaggaacccagagctcagcCAGTGAGGCGAGAGGCCGTGGGGCAGTTGGGGGACACGGCGGGGGGGGGAAGGCCGTGGGGCAGTTGGGGGAcacggcgggggtggggcaggccgAGGGGCAGTTGGGGGACACGGTGGGGGGGGCAGGCCGTGGGGCAGTTGGGGGACACGGTGGGGGGGGCAGGCCGTGGGGCAGTTGGGGGACACGGGGGGGGGTGCGGGCAGTGACTCACTCAGACACGTGCACAAAGATGTCCTCGGAGCCGTTCTCGGGGGTGATGAAGCCGTGGCCCTGTGACCGTGAGAACTGCTTACAGATGCCCTTGAACACGGGGCCAGCCGAGGCTCGGGCTGTCCTGGAGATAGGTGGGGCGGTTGGCACCGAAGCCTGGGAAGCCTTCTCCCCAGACCCCGACAGGTTCCCGGCCCCTGCCTGCTGAGCGTGCCCCAGGGCTGCATGAAGCCACAGCtgtgcctgcccagccccacatCATCCCCATTTGACAGATAATAAGACTGAGGCCAGAGAAGAGCGCTCTCCCAGGATAGCACGGCAGATCCCCTGACTCCTGGCCAGTCCTCTCTGCACAGCCCCCTCCCTCCTGGGAGTGTTGGGGCTTAAGTGGAACCCTTCCAGGCTAGGTGTGAACAtgcccccagatggccacacctcTTCCACTCAGTCCTCCCTCACTCACCCAGTGTCTAGGGCAGGCATGGGACAACCAGCACCTGCCGCAAAACCCACTTTGGCCGGACCAAGTCTGTTTCCCCGTGGCCCCCACCAGCCCGTCCCCTGGGTGAGCTCAGTGACCCccacaggcccagggctgggctgtgtccAGCCTGTCCACCCAGCCCCAAGGTTAACTCCATGCTGCTCCTTCCACTGAGAACACCCAGCCCccttcctcacctgctgcctctgccagccccagccaggacgTCCCCCTGGTAGGCCAGGCCGGGGGTACCGGATGGCAGGCACCACCCCTGCTGGACTGCCCTTTGTCTTACTCATCACTGGGCCATGGTCAGGGGCTCAGTGAGTctttgtggaatgaatgagtgaatgaatgaatgatcccTGCAGTTATTGGAAGGTCTACACACAGCTCCCCAGTCCTGGGGGGCTTTGGCTGATGTCACAGAGCCTGGGGGGGTGGTACTCACGCCGAATATGTCCTGGTCCGCTTGGTGGGCAGTGGACTGGGCAGGTCCCGAGGAGACACGCTGCCCCGCTCCCAgaccctgctgccctcccggtGGAAAGGGAAGGTGGGCCACACAGGGGACTTgggggagtgcagtgggggcacCACGGGGGGCGACGTGGGCTCCGACGTCATGGTGGGGCCAGCGGGAGAGCctggcgggctctggggcccAGGGGCCGGGGAAGGGCTTGGCCGTCCACGCGGGCAgggcccggcctggccctgctcagcaGCCTCACCAGTCACAGGCTCCGtctggaaggagagaaagagagacaggtgaGCACGGCCTGGGGCACCCTCATGGCGTGGCTTCCGGCCGCCCAGCCCCCCATTCAGCCCTGGAGGTGGGATGGGCGCGTGTGTTTTGGCACAAGGGTTGGCAGTTTCAAGCGCACAGCCCTGGGTTCGAGCCTCAACTTTGTCACCTACAACTTGGTGACCTGCAGCAAACCCTCAGAggctccagccccaggctgcctgggtttGAACCTCAGCTTCCTCCCCTACCCTCGTGGGGCCTCGCTCAATATTCTTGACGTGCGACTCAGTTTCCTGCTCTGTAAGATGGGAACGTGCTGGTTCCTGTTTCCTGGAGAGGCCGCTGCAGGTATTACCTGTCTTGACCGGAGCTCGGTGAGCTCTtgggaacgagagagagagagacagagagaaaggtcttcctttttgctgttggttcaccctccaatggccactgcggtcggcgcatcgcactgatccgaagcttggagccaggtgcttctcctggtctcccatgcgggtacaggacccaagcacttgggccatcctccactgccttcccgggccatagcagagagctggcctggaagaggggcaaccaggatagaatctggcgccccaaccgggactagaacccggtgtgccggcactgcagacggaggattagcctgttaagccacggcgccggccaacctagGTGATCTTGTggtctccccccctccccggggctTAGGAAGGCTTGGATGGTATCTGGCCAGTCTGGGAAGGACCCCAGGACCGGGAGGGCCCCAGCCCTACCAAGAATGAGCTGTGCACCCCACGTGGTACTTACAGTAGCCTCCGTCTCCTCATTTGATGGAGCTTCAGGCCCCGCCTCCCcctggccgggccaggctgagcctGGGGACGTCAGCACCTGGCGCAGCCCACGGTCAGGCGGGAGTGGTGGCTTCACCACCTTGCACCCTACTCCttcactgccccacccccaaccccgagGCCCTGGGGGTCCCTGAGCGGCAAGTCTTTGTGGCCACTGTTCCGAGCCCCCCAGCATGCATATACAAAACCTGAAGTTTCCAGAAAAGGGTTTCAGTCTTCTTAGGAACCCAGAGGCCAGGGTGCCCGAAAATGCTATGTGGCAGGCCTGAAAGGGCCCCGAGTCACCCCTCAACCAACCCCCCTCACTGCAGCAGGTGCCCCGGCCTCGGCTCGAGATCACACGGAGAACGGGCTTTCCTGGGCCcctgtccctggggctgggggaggagcagccctccctgcccccagcacccaccccctACAGGATCGCTGTGGCACCCCAGGGCCAGAGCCCTCCCCAGGTACTGCGAGGCACGAGGAGTGGGGGTTGGCAGGGTCTGCACTTTGGTCAAGCTGGGCCTGAATACCCCCAGCAGCACAGTGGCCTAGAAGTGGAGACGGCCAGTCTGGCCACGCGGTACAACTGCACTTGGCCgtgagaagaagcagagagacggACTCACGCTGCAGCCCAGACCAGCCTGGACAGCGTCACACTGCGTGGGGGAAGCCGGCCACAGACGACCGCAAGTCCATTGCTGagaaatgtccagaacaggcacACCCAGAAAGCAGGTTAGTGATGACCAGGGGcggggagggctggggaaggTGGGGGCCTGTGATGGTGCAGTTTCTGGGGCCACGACGGTCACACAACTCTGTGGACACCCTGAAAACAACTGAATTACACCCTGAGCAGGTGAATGGTGTGGTACGTGAGTCATAGCTCAATAAAGCTGTTGCCAAAAAAAGACGGGCGGACAGCAGTTACCCAAGATGACACAGCTGGGGAAGCCCCAGACGCACGGTCCTGCAGCGCCCTCCGGGGGTGGCCGCTGCTCTACTTGGGCCAGAGGCGGCAGGCCATGGGGACcaagccctgcctccctctctgcagCTCCCCCGGGCCTGGTGCTGTGCTTGGCGGTGACAGCCGGCGCTGGGAGGtcgtgggggcggggcagaggcagCCCGCAGCGGTTACCAGGGAGACACAGGCTGGCCGCTCCTGCCCGCCAGGTGCCTGCTGTTCCAGGGCTCTTCCAGAGCAGGCAGCA is a window encoding:
- the CSDC2 gene encoding cold shock domain-containing protein C2 — its product is MTSEPTSPPVVPPLHSPKSPVWPTFPFHREGSRVWERGSVSPRDLPSPLPTKRTRTYSATARASAGPVFKGICKQFSRSQGHGFITPENGSEDIFVHVSDIEGEYVPVEGDEVTYKMCPIPPKNQKFQAVEVVLTQLAPHTPHETWSGQVVGS